GAGCTCGCCGCGCTGGGCGGCGTCGACCAGCGGGACGAGCTCGTAGCCGACCTCGAGCTCGAGGAGGTCGAGGGGCGCCGGAACGTCGGACTTCTCCTCCTTCGGCGCGTCGGCGCGCGCCTCGAGCGCCGCGCGGGCGATCTCGGCCGCCTTGTGCTCGCGTCCGGCATAGGAGAGTCCGCCGAGCGCACCCGCGAGCGCCACGAACGGAAGGAACGGTAGGCCAGGCAGGAGCGCCAGCGCCGCGAGGATGCCGCTCACCATCGCGAGCACGCGCGGGTTGAGCAGCATCTGCGACGTGACCTCGCTGCCGAGGTCGGTGCCCGAGGCGGCCCGCGTGACGACGATGCCCGCGGCCGTCGAGATCAGGAGCGCGGGGAGCTGCGACACGAGCCCGTCACCGATGGTGAGGATCGTGTAGATCTCGGCCGCGCTCTTCACGTCGAGGCCGCCCTGCACGACGCCGATGAACAGGCCGCCGACGATGTTGATGCCGGCGATCATGAGGCCGGCGACCGCGTCGCCGCGAACGAACTTCGACGCGCCGTCCATCGCGCCGTAGAAGTCCGCCTCCGCCTCGATCGCCCGCCGGCGCTCGCGCGCCTCGCGCTCGGTGATGCCGCCCGCGTTGAGCTCCGCGTCGACGGCGAGCTGCTTGCCGGGCATGGCGTCCAGGGTGAAGCGGGCCGCGACCTCGGCGATGCGGCCCGCGCCCTTGGTGATGACGACGAAGTTGATGACGACCAGGATCAGGAAGATCACGAAGCCGACGACGTAGCTGCCGCCGACCACGAAGCTGCCGAACGCCTGGATGACGTGTCCGGCCGCCGACGCGCCGTCCTTCCCGTGCAGCAGGATGAGCCGGGTCGAGGCGACGTTCAGCGAGAGCCGCAGCAGCGTCGTGACCAGCAGCACCGACGGGAACGTCGAGAACTCGAGCGGCTTGAGCGTGTACATCGCCACCAGCAGGATGATCAGCGACACCGCGATGTTCACCGTGAGCAGCAGGTCGAGCAGCATCGTCGGCAGCGGGATGATCATGACGATCACCACCACCACGAACGTGAGCGGGATCACGAGCTCGCCGCCGGCGAGCACGCGCCCCATGAAGCCCTGCGCGGCCGGCTGCTGGGGGGCCGCCGCCATCAGCCGACGCCTTCGCCGGCCACGCGGCGCTGCCTCAGGCCGTAGACGTAGGCCAGGATCTCCGCGATCGCGCGGTACAGCGTGACCGGGATCTCGCCGCCGACCGGCACGCTGCGGAAGAGCGCGCGGGCGAGCGAGCGGCGCTCCATGATCGGCACGCCGTGCTGGCGGGCGACCTCCTTGATCCGCTGCGCCATGCCCTCGGCGCCCTTGGCGACGACCTTCGGCGCGCCCATCTGCCCCGGCAGGTACTTGAGCGCGACCGCCAGGTGGACGGGATTGGTGATCACCACGTCGGCCGTCGGCACGTCGGCGACGCTGCGCGCCTTCACGATCTCCTGGTAGGCGCGCTTCAGGCGGCCCTTGATCTTGGGATCGCCTTCCGCCTGCCGCGTCTCGTCCTTGACCTCGCTCCGGGTCATGCGGAGGCTCTGGTGGTGCTGGCGGCGCTGCCAGGCGTAGTCGGCGGCGGCGAGCACCACCAGGATGCCGGTCGCCCAGCCGACCAGCCGCGCCATCTCGAGACCCACGATCGACAGGATCTCGCGGGGCGCCGCCCCCGAAAGCGCCACGATCTTGCCCTCGGCCGCGCGGATCAGCTTCCACGCGAGCCAGCCGATCAGGGCGATCTTCACGATCGCCTTCGCGAGGTCGAAGAACCCCTTGGACGAGACGATGCGTTGGAAGCCGCTCGCGGGCGAGATCTTGCTCGCGTCCGGCAGGAGCCGCTTGCCGTGGAGCTGGAACCCGATCTGCGCGACCGTCGCCGCGACACCCGCGAGCGCGGTCGCCGTCAGGATCGGAATCACCACCGCCGTGACGTCCTGCAGCATGCCGTGCAGCAGGTCGCCGAGCTGCGCCGGGGTCAGATCGAGCTTGGTCACCGCGACGAGGCTCCGGCGCATCGCCTCGCGCAGGCTCCCGATCGCCGCGTCGCCGCTCTGCCAGGCGGCGAGCAACGCCGCGAGCAGCACCGTCGCCGCGGTGATCTCGGCGGACTGCGGGATGCGCCCGTCGGCGCGCGCCTCCTCACGGCGTTTGGGTGTGGGCTCTTCGGTGCGATTCGCGGCGTCCTCGGCCATGGCCGCGCCCGCCTATCCGAGCGCCCGCACGAGGTGCGCGAGCGAGCCCTGGATCTCGCCGAAGCTCGCTTCCAGCAATCGCACCGTGAAGGGCTGCGACGCCGCGAGCACGAAGAGCCCGGCCGCGACGTTCAGTGGAAAGCCGACGATGAAGACGTTCAGCTGCGGAATGAGCTTGGCGAGCACGCCCATCGCCGCGTTCACCAGGAGGAGGAGCACGAGGACCGGCGCCGCGATCTTGAGCGCGACCACGAAGAGCCCGCCCGCGAGGTCCATGACGATGCCGAAGCCCGCCGCCGCCGGCAGCCCGCCGCCGAGCGGCAGCACCGTGAAGCTGTCCGCGACCGCACGGATCAACACGTGGTGGCCGTCGATCGAG
The sequence above is a segment of the Deltaproteobacteria bacterium genome. Coding sequences within it:
- the flhA gene encoding flagellar biosynthesis protein FlhA translates to MGRVLAGGELVIPLTFVVVVIVMIIPLPTMLLDLLLTVNIAVSLIILLVAMYTLKPLEFSTFPSVLLVTTLLRLSLNVASTRLILLHGKDGASAAGHVIQAFGSFVVGGSYVVGFVIFLILVVINFVVITKGAGRIAEVAARFTLDAMPGKQLAVDAELNAGGITEREARERRRAIEAEADFYGAMDGASKFVRGDAVAGLMIAGINIVGGLFIGVVQGGLDVKSAAEIYTILTIGDGLVSQLPALLISTAAGIVVTRAASGTDLGSEVTSQMLLNPRVLAMVSGILAALALLPGLPFLPFVALAGALGGLSYAGREHKAAEIARAALEARADAPKEEKSDVPAPLDLLELEVGYELVPLVDAAQRGELIERIKTLRRQLAEEMGFVVPPVHIRDNLQLKPGEYAILLKGVEIQRAEIRIGQYLAINPGGADPGFRGVPTKEPAFGLDALWVLAGDREQAQLAGYTVVDAATVVVTHLTEIIRRHAHELLGRQEIQGLLDALAKTHPKVVEELVPQQLSLGQVQKVLQNLLREHVGIRDFLSIIETLADYAPQTKDAHQLTEHVRAALSRAIVNRFLTPDRTLPLVTLAPRLERTIAESVHRNEDGTYLALEPATAQRLLGKLATWAEQFALHGHQPLVLCSTNVRGHLRRLAERFLPSLSVVAPGEIPANVKIHSLGVVSLDDEHESAARLQVPRPTATATVAPAGAAA
- the flhB gene encoding flagellar biosynthesis protein FlhB, which produces MAEDAANRTEEPTPKRREEARADGRIPQSAEITAATVLLAALLAAWQSGDAAIGSLREAMRRSLVAVTKLDLTPAQLGDLLHGMLQDVTAVVIPILTATALAGVAATVAQIGFQLHGKRLLPDASKISPASGFQRIVSSKGFFDLAKAIVKIALIGWLAWKLIRAAEGKIVALSGAAPREILSIVGLEMARLVGWATGILVVLAAADYAWQRRQHHQSLRMTRSEVKDETRQAEGDPKIKGRLKRAYQEIVKARSVADVPTADVVITNPVHLAVALKYLPGQMGAPKVVAKGAEGMAQRIKEVARQHGVPIMERRSLARALFRSVPVGGEIPVTLYRAIAEILAYVYGLRQRRVAGEGVG